A single region of the Ancylobacter novellus DSM 506 genome encodes:
- a CDS encoding alpha/beta fold hydrolase: protein MGLNSLISLSLAGGMLLALAAGVPAHAADPVRNVVIVHGALADGSGWRKVHDLLVAKGYNVTVVQPPMTTLEADVAAARRILDLQEGPSVLVGHSYGGMIITEAGNADNVASLVYIAAFQPDAGENLLDLAGRTPPATTGIKATEDGFLYLDPKVYAADFAADVPAAEAKFMANSQVFPSKVAFETRIKHPAWKGKKSWALIATDDRAINPELMRFMAKRAGSTPVEVKGSHAVFMSQPEAVAALIEKAAKAPAK, encoded by the coding sequence ATGGGACTGAACTCGCTTATCTCGCTGTCGCTTGCCGGCGGCATGCTTCTCGCACTCGCCGCCGGCGTGCCGGCGCATGCCGCCGATCCGGTCAGGAACGTCGTCATCGTCCATGGGGCGCTGGCCGACGGATCGGGCTGGCGCAAGGTGCATGACCTGCTCGTCGCCAAGGGCTACAACGTCACCGTCGTGCAGCCGCCGATGACCACGCTGGAGGCCGACGTCGCGGCGGCCAGGCGCATCCTCGACCTGCAGGAAGGCCCGTCCGTGCTGGTCGGCCACTCCTATGGCGGCATGATCATCACCGAGGCCGGCAACGCCGACAACGTCGCGAGCCTCGTCTACATCGCCGCCTTCCAGCCGGATGCCGGCGAGAACCTGCTCGACCTCGCCGGCCGCACGCCGCCCGCGACGACCGGCATCAAGGCGACGGAGGACGGGTTTCTCTATCTCGATCCGAAGGTCTATGCCGCCGACTTCGCCGCCGACGTGCCGGCGGCGGAAGCGAAGTTCATGGCCAATTCGCAGGTCTTCCCGTCCAAGGTCGCTTTCGAGACCCGGATCAAGCACCCGGCCTGGAAGGGCAAGAAGAGCTGGGCGCTCATCGCCACCGACGACCGGGCGATCAACCCGGAGCTGATGCGCTTTATGGCCAAGCGCGCCGGCAGCACACCCGTCGAGGTCAAGGGCAGCCACGCCGTGTTCATGTCGCAGCCGGAAGCGGTGGCGGCGCTGATCGAGAAGGCTGCCAAGGCTCCTGCGAAGTGA
- a CDS encoding 1-aminocyclopropane-1-carboxylate deaminase, which yields MSLLDKFERYPLTFGPTPIEPLPRLSAALGGKVEIYAKRDDCNSGLAMGGNKLRKLEYIVPDAIACGADTLVSIGGVQSNHTRMVAATAAKIGMKCVVIQEKWVPHYDAVYDRVGNILMTRLMGADSRLIDAGFDIGIRQSWEDAIRSVEAMGGRPYPIPAGASVHKFGGLGYVGFAEEVARQEEELGFRFDYIIVCVVTGSTQAGMIVGFAHQGRAERVIGIDASGTLERTRAQVRRIVDDTAELVGLGRTVREDEIVINPDYAYPAYGVPSEETNEAIRLAARTEAMITDPVYEGKSMQGLIDLTRKGFFPDGSKVLYAHLGGVPAINGYSYYYKDG from the coding sequence GTGTCGCTTCTCGATAAATTCGAACGCTATCCCCTCACCTTCGGCCCGACGCCGATCGAGCCGCTGCCGCGGTTGTCGGCGGCGCTCGGCGGCAAGGTCGAGATCTACGCCAAGCGCGACGACTGCAATTCCGGCCTCGCCATGGGCGGCAACAAGCTGCGCAAGCTCGAATATATCGTGCCGGACGCCATCGCTTGCGGAGCCGACACGCTGGTCTCCATCGGCGGCGTGCAGTCGAACCATACCCGCATGGTCGCGGCGACCGCCGCCAAGATCGGCATGAAATGCGTGGTGATCCAGGAGAAATGGGTCCCGCATTACGACGCCGTCTATGATCGGGTCGGCAACATATTGATGACCCGGCTGATGGGTGCCGACAGCCGGCTGATCGATGCCGGCTTCGACATCGGCATCCGCCAGAGCTGGGAGGACGCCATCCGCTCGGTCGAGGCGATGGGCGGCCGGCCCTATCCAATCCCGGCCGGCGCCTCGGTGCACAAGTTCGGCGGGCTCGGCTATGTCGGCTTCGCCGAGGAGGTCGCCCGGCAGGAGGAAGAACTCGGCTTCCGCTTCGACTACATCATCGTCTGTGTAGTCACCGGCTCGACCCAGGCCGGCATGATCGTCGGCTTCGCCCATCAGGGCCGGGCCGAGCGGGTCATCGGCATCGACGCTTCCGGCACGCTGGAGCGGACGAGGGCGCAGGTGCGCCGCATCGTCGACGACACCGCTGAACTCGTCGGCCTCGGCCGCACGGTCCGCGAGGACGAGATCGTCATCAATCCGGACTACGCCTACCCCGCCTATGGCGTGCCGTCGGAAGAGACCAACGAGGCGATCCGCCTCGCCGCCCGGACCGAGGCGATGATCACCGACCCGGTCTATGAGGGCAAATCCATGCAGGGCCTGATCGACCTGACGCGCAAGGGCTTCTTCCCCGACGGCTCGAAGGTCCTCTACGCCCATCTCGGCGGCGTGCCGGCAATCAACGGCTACAGCTACTACTACAAGGACGGCTGA
- a CDS encoding Lrp/AsnC family transcriptional regulator, whose protein sequence is MEDPFTPSLDRTDMRILRALQAEGRLTNAELALRVNVSAATCHRRTQRLFDEGYITGVRAQVAPAAVGLGALVMVGVVLDRSTPESFAAFEEAVLKLKEVLDCNLVAGDFDYLLKIRVRDMADFNKLHGQKLIALPGVRQTRTFFVMKEVKEDARLPF, encoded by the coding sequence ATGGAAGATCCTTTCACGCCGTCTCTCGACCGTACCGACATGCGCATCCTGCGTGCGCTTCAGGCCGAAGGGCGGCTGACCAATGCCGAGCTTGCCCTGCGCGTGAACGTGAGTGCCGCCACCTGCCACCGGCGCACGCAGCGCCTGTTCGACGAGGGCTACATCACCGGCGTGCGGGCGCAGGTCGCGCCGGCCGCCGTCGGGCTCGGGGCGCTGGTCATGGTGGGGGTGGTGCTGGACCGCTCGACGCCGGAGAGCTTCGCGGCGTTCGAAGAGGCGGTGCTGAAGCTGAAGGAGGTGCTCGACTGCAATCTGGTCGCCGGCGACTTCGATTACCTTTTGAAGATCAGGGTCCGTGACATGGCCGACTTCAACAAGCTGCACGGCCAGAAGCTGATCGCTCTGCCGGGCGTGCGGCAGACCCGGACCTTCTTCGTCATGAAGGAAGTGAAGGAGGATGCGCGCCTGCCGTTCTGA